Genomic DNA from Acomys russatus chromosome 24, mAcoRus1.1, whole genome shotgun sequence:
acatgctggcgaggatgtggaaagaggaacactccttcattgctggtgggaatgcaaactagtacagccactttggaaatctatctggtgctatctcagaaaactgggaataaggcttcctcaagacccagctattccactccttggaatatacccagaagatgctccagcacacaacaagaaaatttgctcaaccatgttcatagcagccttattcataatagccagaacatggaaacagcctaagtgtccatcagtagaagaatggataaagaaactgtagtacatttacgttatggaatactactcagctattaaaaacaaggaatttctgaaatttgttgccaaatggactgaactagaaatgatcataatgagtgagttcacccagaagcagaaagaatcaaatggtatgcactcacttatatctggacactagctcaaggggcatgtcccatgaaagtcttcacttaccaggaaagtgggacagaggggaggacatcctattggaactttaggcgagagaagcatgggagaatggggaaatagaaggatccaaagggtcctagaaacctacaagaaaaacattatgatgggaagatctgggcccaggggtcctgctcaacctatgacaccagccaaggacaatacatgcaataaactttgaacccctaactagatctagccaatggacaggaaattctcaacAGCTGATTGGGGAacggagactgactttcacacgaactctggtgccccatatttgaccacttccccttgatggggaggccgggTGACAGttagaggaaagataacaggctatcaacaagagactagataccctatgatgATCATAtagggggggaggaggtccccctcagtcacagacataggggaaggaaatagggtgaaagcatgaggcagggaggaatgggaggatacaagggatgggataacaattgagatgtaatatgaataaattaacaaaatatattaaaatattaaaaaatcattcactgattttttacatatttcaactgtaaattatatatttgtaatacaGTGGTTGAAATTACCCATTTGTAAAGTCTATATCTGTGAAGTGAATATGCACTAAAATACCACAGTACTTTTAATATTCATGATCCTTCTGTGGTATAAAGCAGAATGGTGAAAGTTTTGTTGGCCTCTatcctgctttcttccttgaAATCACACATTGGAAatgaatgtctttttaaaaaattggcccttttaattttattatctgtttttattagcaatttatttttagtgtctCTTAAATGTagtacacacatgtgctcagtGTTACTAAATATGAGAAGATAGTCATATGCCTTGTGGAGAATAGGAGTTAAGTAAGCTAGGTTGGATATAGAAAATCAATAACAACCATTAATATTAaataaggtattttaaaaataagacaggaGAAGGCCATGAAATAGACAAATTGGCATGTGTTCTGTAATCAGAGGTTGGAAGAAATCtaaatgtatattttctgtaAGAGCAATGTTTCAGGGCTGAGAATTGGGGTTTCACAAGgctttatagaaaataaatatggtaaataatgaaaaaaatgcacTGTCCTTCTGAAGTCCACATTGTGGTCACTCCTGCACACTTGTTGAACTGGGACAAATGTATAAATCATACATTAACTAACTATGACAGCGTCATTCGGAGCCACTTTGTTGCAGTAAGGATCATCTGTGCTCTTCCTATTCTCCTCTCACCTAAATGAAACCTGGATGGGCATtctattatctatttttaattttggggggaGCATTCTTGctatttttcataatttcagGACTAACGTACATTCCTACCAACCTATGTGTAAGAGTTGTTTTTCTCCACAAACTCACTAATCAATTCTCAATCATTCTAACAGCTGTGACATTTTATTGTGATATTAACTTGCATTTATCTGATTATTTGTGTTATTAACCACTGTTGAGTTCTCTTCCGAGtaatgtttgttcatttttttcaaaaaaaaaaaaaaactgaatgttTAATTGGTAAGGTTTTtagttgtgttgtgttgtttgtttttttaacacaaggcctcactatatagctctggctgtcttggaactcactatgtagagatctacttgcctctgcctagcCAAATGCAAGGCtgaaaggtgtgtgctgctatgCCTGGCTGTTATTGGtagtttaaaaaactaaaaataatctaAGAAACTCTTGTGCATGCtatattcttttttctacttttttattaatttattcgtgttacatctaaattgttagcccatcccttgtatctcccattcctccctccctcccacttcccctctactcccctccgctatgtctgtgactcagggggacctcctccctctgtatattctcatagggtatcgagtctcttcttggtgacctgttatcattcctctgagtgccaccaggcctccccatcaaggagacatggtcagaaatggggccccagagtttgtatgaaagtcagactctTGAAGAAGTCttattccccattttctgagatagcgccagatagatttccaaagtggttgtacaagtttgcattctcaccagcaatgaaggcgtgttcctctctctccacatccctgccagcatgtggtgttacttgagttttttatcttagccattcagaaaTTTCCTAATCTTGATTTGTCTTTTATGTTTGTAGTTTGTACATTAACATTTGTACTTTGTATTTTTTGTAAGGTAAAAATTGAGTAAGATTGACACTTGTTCTTTCTAATAAGATAACTCCAGGATAGATCTGTGTTGTTGTCTCAGCAAGAAGCAAAATTTCTCCTTGTCACTTTTCTAGTGAGCTTAGCAACTGTTTGTATACATTAGATCATTTATTACAGCAGAAATCAAATCTACTTAGAGCTTTGGGCAGGGTATGGAATGGGTTGGAGGGAGAAGGAATCTTCTAAATTCTATGAATACTTGCTTAGAGTGATTATTGTGAAGTTAGTCACATTAATGCTGCATCTGACCACAGTTGGAGTCTCCTGGGGTTAGTAGAGTCCCAGAGTGAATGCATGTCATGTGGGCTTGCTTCATTGCGGTGACCTGCCCTTCAGGAAAGCTTTTATGGCAAGTGATAAAAATGGGGTTTTATGGGAAAGAGAAGTGCAGATCTGTCTAGACAGTTATCTTGATGTATGATGTGTGGTATAGAGGAAAAATGAAGTTAACACTATACGCCCTGACTTAAAGTAAATGGAAATTAGACAGACAACAATACAGTATATTAATTTTGTAGACTATAGCATGACATTTGTACCAAGAAGACCAAAGAGAGTAGAATGAGTTACAATATTAGAGTCAAGAGATAAGATGAAGACATTATCAGTCATGCCAGCATTGTGTTTTTGAGTGAAGAAGGGCTGTTGAGATGGAGTAAGTAGTGATGTAATCAAGTGTGGTAGATATGGAGGAATATTTCATTATTCTTAGATCCCAGAAGTAACTGACAGAAGTTGTAATTCACTTTGTGAGCATTTGGAGGGTCTGCTTtgagacaacaacaaaagaagatcttATTTATGCACCTCAGAACCAGCCTTTGTGATTCATCTACAAAAGAGGGTGAGTAGACTGAAAATAGAGTTCAGACCAACAAAGCCCCAAAGAGATCCTTTGCACAAGGTTCAGATACCAACAAAACAGAGGACACATAGTATTTCTGTTGATGCTTTCACAAAAAGGGTGCAGAAGACAACTGAGTTAGATGGAGCCCTCTCACTCTACCTCTTCTATGACTTTAGTTATATTCTCAGAGCACTAGTTATGTATTGAGAGATCAGCGACTCTTAAGTGGCTGTTTTCAGGGATTCTATTCCTCCTTCCCCTATAGTTTAGTTCATTGATTTGAGATGTCCCagtgagtgttctctctctctctctctctctctctctctctctctctctctctctctctctctctctctctctctctccctctctctcctctctcactctctctctctctctctctctctctctctctctctctctctccacacacacacacacacacacacacacacacacacacacacacacacactttccttccATCCAGGTTTCTGAATGGAACCAATTGAGCTCAGGATCTGATGGAAACAATGACGAGGCTGAGAAATAGAAACAGTACAGAAACAAATCCATAAAATCAGATCCCAGGAAAACCACTCCCATGTCTTGCTTTTACTGATATGAGTGggaaatataacatttaaaaatagttttatgactgagaggggacctcctccccctgtatattctcatagggtatcgagtctcttcttggtgacctattatccttcctctgagtgccaccaggcatccccatccaagggacatggtcaaatatggagcaccagagtttgtgtgaaagtcagatctccttctccacttaacggtggagaatgccctgtccattggctagtctgggtaggggttcgaagtttactgcctatattttccttgactggtgccataatttgaggaggaacccagggcccagacccacctgtagttttccaggaccctctggatccttctatttcctcattctctcaggCTTCCacatctaaagtctcaataggatgtcctcccctctgacccacttccctggtaggtaaagtttttcatggagacgtaccccttggactagtgtctcgatataagtgagtatataccatttaactctttttgcttctgggtgaactcactcattatgataatttctagttcaattcatttgtccacaaattttgtaaattccttgtttttaatagctgagtagtattccatagtgtaaatgtaccacagtttctttatccattcttctactgagggacacttaggctgtttccatgttgtggctattataaataaggcagctatgaacatggttgaacatatgtccctgttgtgtggtagtgcatcttttgcgtatattccaaggagtggaatagctaggtcttgaggaagccctaggaggggaataggggggaaagcgggagggagggaggaatgggaggatacaagggatgggctaacaactgagatgtaatatgaataaattgataataaaaaaagggggaaaaggagaaaaaataaataaaaataaaaataaacctgagGGTAAAAAAAACTGtttgccccatttttgaccacgtctccttgatgtgaaggcgtggtggcactcaaaggaaggatagcaggctaccaagaagagccttgataccttatgagcatatataaggggaggaggtccctctcagtcacagacataggggaggggagtagagggacagtgggagggagggaggaatgggaggatacaagggatgggctaacaatttagatgtaatatgaataaattaataaaatattaaaaagaaaaaagtggtcACCCCCAAAGAAAAGCTTAATAAAGtttgcataaaaaataaataaaaaacaaagaaacaaacaaacaaaagaaaaaaatagtttaactccctttaaaataaaatgaatgctttGTTATTACATTCTTATCTTACTAAAAcaatttttgtagtttttttcttgGAGATTGTAATAATTCACTCTGTTCTCATGGAGGAAGTGAGTTCATATCTTTTCCTTGCACTCTTCTTCCATACCAGCTACACCTCCATGTTGACATTTCTGtggctcagtttttaaaaagtcattatatCATGATAACATATAATTTGAGCTACATTCATTGACAtggaaagataaaggaagaaatgaagccaAGAGAGTAAACACTGGAAAATGTAAGTTTTCTTGATCATTCCAACTTCTACTCTAtggataatttttattaattaaagatGATCTGAAAATTTTATCAATGAGAAATTATAGGAAAACCAAAGTCTAAACAAGCAAATGGGGATGAACTTAGGAAAACTGTGAGATGCTAAAAAGCTGCAGCCCAGTGATGTGAGCATCTTTGTGATGGGATACAATGTAATCATTCCCTGACATCTGGGAGTTTAAAGAGCAATCAGGTTTTAAGTTATACAGAACAATGATCCCTGACTCATGGACTTGCACATCTGATCTTTTTTGTGACTGTCTTCCTTTGGTGGAGACAGTCTCATCAAGGGATCAGCCAGCTGAGGTGGATTTGCTGCTGGGTTTaccttttgtttgtgtttctctgcCTGTGTAGAGATCTCAACCAAACAAATGTCAAAATATACAACATTGAGTGAAAAGAATCAAAAAGTCATTATCAATGTGACACTTAGTGGATTTTTAAGAGATCAATGAGGCGACCATACCTTTAGCATACTGGGCAAAGGGTTGCAATGGAAGAGAAGGTCACCTTCTAGGGAAAGACTCTATGCCTGAAGTATCCATGACAGGAGGAAGGGGAGTGAGAGGGAGAATGGAAAAAAAGCCATGGATATACAAACTGGCTAAAGCAAATGTCCCCACAGTACAAATCCACCGGGTGTTGTAATATGCTCTTCTCTCTACCTTGGGGCTCAGACTATGATAGCTTACCATTTTATCCCTATAGAAACTTGAAGAGTTGCATAGAATAAACACCCTAAGATAATACCAGGAAGAAACTTAGAAAAGACATGACAGACTTGCTAAAACTgattttagataaaaataaaaagaaatagttttaacCATTAGGTATGACTTCTTGTAACATGAAAATAACCTTGATACTCAAAGACCAAGAACATCTGCTACAACTGTTATATAATTTCAAGTTTTGTGAATCcatcaaataaaaagaatgaatgaagaaatcaaAGAGCTAAAATGATTATTACAAATTGAGGAGCCGGGcacggtgcacacctttaatcccagaactctggaggcagaggcaggaagatcgctgttagttcaaggtcagcctggtctaccaagtgagtccaggacagccaaggctacacagaaaaactctgtctagaaaaaccaaaaaaaaaaaaaaaaaaaatgaggaaatgggATGAGTGagacacttttaaaaagataaattttcaACTTGTTTTAGAAGGCTAAAAGAAATCTTAGGCTGATTACGCAGAAGCATCAATTGTGTGTATATAAGCTGGCAGCATAGAGTTATGAGGCATAAAAGTATGGACCACTGAGAAACTGAGACTAAATGTGCAGGTCAGCAAGCTTAGGGTAAAGACTCTTTACTGTATGTCCTTCCATGATTACATTTAACTCTCAAATgattttttatacttatttataagcCTATTACACTATCAAAATGTCTATTTGTACAGCAGCATGGCAAGGTTTGTATACATTTTGGCCTATTTGTATTGAAAATTTGACTTGAAAAGATGTGAGAATccaatccagtgtgtgtgtgtgtgtgtgtgtgtgtgtgtgtgtgtgtgtgtgtgtagtcactaATAAAGTCAGGGCTTATATTACTCATATCTCCTCACGTCCTAGGTAAGTTTGGTCAACTTAATGGAACACAGCTACCAGAAGACCACCACTGAGTTCCTTGATGCTCAAAGTTAGAACAAGTCTTCACTCCAGCAGGTTGCACATCTGAGGTGTAGAGACATTGTATGGGAGCAGTTCTGAAAGTcacactttgtatttttaaatgttataagcTGTTTTTAATTATCAAGCACAGGTTTCGCTAGGTACCTACTTACCCTATCTGGGATGCAGATACTTGTGATATGCCTGAATTTTGACATCATTATCTTCCTTTTCCAGCTGTGATCATCCTCTTTACAAGTGATGTAGACCATGACTTATGGCCACTAAAAACAGGACAGAAGTGACAGAATTTGTGTTGTTGGGCTTGTCTAGCCGGCCAGAGATGCAGCTGGTTATTTTTGGAACTGTCCTTGTCATGTACCTGATGGCAGTTTTGGGCAATACTCTGCTAATAATTGTTGCTTGCTCAGATCCCAAGCTTCAGACTCCCATGTACTTccttctcagccagctttctttgATTGACATATCTCTAACAACCATCACTGTTCCTCAGATGCTGGTGCACACACTCTCTTTAAATAGAACAATTTCCTATAACCGTTGTATGACACAACTCTTTTCCTTTATGGCAGTGGGAAGCATGGAAGTTCACGTGCTGGGTGCCATGGCATTTGACCGCTATGTTGCCATCTGTGACCCTTTAAGATACTCTGCCATTGTCAGCCATAACCTCTGTCTGCGTATAACATTGACCTCATGGGTGGTGGTCAGCCTTAACAGTCTCCTGTACAGTGTGTTGGTCACTCGTTTAATCTTCTGTGGCAACCAGATCACCCACTTCTTCTGTGACATCACTCCTCTGCTGAAGCTCTCCTGTACTCGACCAGTGCTCAATGAGTTGTTAATCTTCACTGAGGGTGTAGCTGTGGTGGTCAGCcccttcttcttcattttgggGTCCTATGTCCGCATAGGTGTTGCCATAGCCCACATGCACTCAGTTGCTGCCCTGAATAAAGCCTTGTCCACCTGCGGCTCCCATATTCTGGTTGTGATGTTTCTCTTTGGTTCTTTGGTTCACATGTACCTCAAGCCATCATCCAGCTACAATCTAGAACAAGATCGCCAGGTGGCCATCTTTTATACGCTCATTTCTCCAATGTTAAATCCACTgatctacagcctgaggaacCAAGAAGTTAAGGGAGCATTATGGAGGCTTTTTAGGAAACCACATCTCAGGAAGCTTCTAGCCTGGATTTCAAGCAAACAAAGAATGCCAGCACATCTCATAAGAAACAAGGGTTAGTGTGCAAACTCTGCAGAGAGGTGAGCTAATCTCTTAATGATGTCTATGAATCATATTCCTGTGGAATCATTTTTGCTATCAACACCCTCTTTGCGGGATTAGGAAAGAAGCTAGTTAATGAATGATGGCTTTGGACATTTTTGACTGACCGAGAAATCTCATGTCATTGGAACtgaggatattttaaaaaatcattcaacccaaacatcttctttttcttgtgaaccatgtaaaacagagaaaaatgagtTAACTGGTATCAAATCAAATCAGTTCAGTGGTATACAGGGCTCCTATTATTTTAGTGGTGGTTTATCAAATATTCTCTTACAGAGAGACTGATGTGAATTATAGATGTTATTCACAGGAGTGAATTTTGTATAAATTATGGAATAGGTaacatttttgaatattttaataatattttcagcAATCTGTCCTCTCACAATAATAGCACATCAAATGCCTATAGCGAATgaattgttccttttttttttttttttttttaaccagttgtCTGCACCATAGAACATAGTATAGGTCACTGAAAACAAAGATCCATAATGTCAACATGCAGAGATTATGTGACTCTGGGGGCCTAAGACCCAACTATTATAGTTACAACACAACCCCTCCACCCAAGGTTCAAGAAGAATCACAGAGGAGGGGGCAAAAGGATTGCAAGGGAGAGAGGACCAGGAGATAATGTCTTCTTGACATGACAGGAAAGCTGTGCCATGAAACCTTAACAATACGCTTTTGTAAACAAGTCTGGCACAATCACATTACCATCTGAAATGTCAATGTGAATGAAGATGAGGGAAGTTTCATGGAGTTCCAGCTGTGTATGAAGAGATGTTGAGAGGGAGAATGAATTTTTGCTCATGTATGAGTTCCTTCgtaggttatccaatcccaagtggtcatccctaaatatatgtgcataaagcaacactaaatggacctgtatgggatatgtgtgtgtataaatgcatatatttaacAATGATACTTGAATAAGAAAAAGGTCATAAACTTGAGAGGTAATAGGGGGAACAAGAATaattggaggggggagggaggaggaaatgatgtGAATATAgcactcatgtatgaaattctcaaaaaaatatttcaaataaaaaagtgaaaagttcTTCCATTACAACCAAGTTGGTTTCATTCCTGAAACACATGGGTGTGGCATCGTATGTAAATCAATAGACCCAATAGAACCAAAGGCTAAAATTACATGATAACTTCATTGAACACACAGAAAGAGTATGGGTGAAGGGAGAATgtatcaacataataaaagttaCATATGACAAATCTATAGCCAATATCACACTAAATGAAAAACCCAGAGCCCTCATAAGATCAATAACAAGACCTAAAAATTTACCTTAGGTCTCACTAGAcaagagaaagacataaaaagGATACAAACAGGGGAAGAAGGAGtcaatttatctttatttcatgtcttttcttttattgaaatattttttttctcatgtaacATATGCTCATTacagtttccctccctctactcttcccagttACTCTCTATGTCCCCTCCCACCCAGATCCActacctttctgtctctcattagaaaacaagcagaatcgtaagggataataataaaataagacaataacACTAGGAAAAGAGACCAAGAGAGTGCACAAGAAACAAAGACCCAcgcattcacacactcaggaatctcataaaaacactaaactgggagccataatatatacacaaaggtcCTGGTACAGACACATTCAGAccttgtgcatgctgcttcagtctctggggttcatatgagctttgttaagttgatttagagggccttctTGGTATCCTCCATCATCTCTGACTACCTTTCTGTCTACCtcaggatttcctttttctttttaaaaatattttattaatttaatcatattacatctcaattgttatcccatcctttgcatcctcccatttctccctccctcccaatttcctcctactctcctcccctgtgtctgtggccgagggggacctcctccctctgtataaactcatagggtatcaagtctcttcttggtaggctgctatccttcctctgagtgccaccaggcctccccatctacgggacgtggtcaaaaatgggtcacaagagtttgtgtgaaagtcagtccccactctccactcaatggtggagaatgtcctgtccattgggtggTGTCATACCTCAGGATTTCTTAAGCTGTGAGGAAAAGGGGGTAATGGAGACATCCTGTTTAGacctgagtgttccaaggtctatCACTCTTGCATAAtttccagctgtgggtctctgtatttgttcccagttgcttcaggaggaagcttttctgctgatggctgagcaaggcactcaactataagtatagcagaatgtcactaagagttatttcattgctagttttttaaaataagaaaagtaatattTGATTATTCCTTAGGTCTCTGGTCTATCTAGTCGCAGGTCGTTGGTCACCTAAGCAGTACTAGGTATGGGTTGTGTCTTGTGGAGAAGGTCTTAAGGCAactcagatattggttggttatttcCACAAGCTCTATGCCATCATTGCCCTAGTAGCTCTTGCAAGCAGGAAAGCGTTGTAGATCAAAGAATTTGTGACTgtgttggtgtttacatttctcttttagtAGCACATAGATTATCTTGTAGAATCATTATTAATAATTAACAttgattaatattattattaatagttcAGTTACTCTTTAACCAGGTATATAACCAAGTAAAGATACATGGAGactatgttttatttaattagcctagatcACAATATTGAGCAATAATTACTCTATCCTTAATCTCCAAGCTAGTCTAGCTTTCTCCAAGCCAGATTTTCTGTCatacttgctttttaaataatatcCTTGCTCTGGCTCACTCCTCCTAATGGTTCCTGGTCCTCTCCTCATGGTTCaatctccacttcctctctctttctctaccctTCGCTGGTCTATGATATCCCTCCCTATTCCCTGTATTTCTCATCATTGTCTGGTTGGCATTTTATTTGCATAATAGAGAAAAATGGTGAAAATGCTTACATAAACTTGAGCATCGAGATACttagaagaaacattaaaatgcCATGCCCAGATTGAAACCAAATAGTGAGatagagaaatcaacatttgaatgaacaagggtaaactgtacacagtccacaaaaaCATTATGCCAAATAGTACCAAAGATGCTAGGATGTACAGGTCAGGGCTACCAGGGCAACCTCACCACATTCGCTGACTTGAGAAAgtgttgtcttcaacaatagagccttgctgtcagtttgtgtaATGCAACCTATAGTAATTTTCATACTATTTCCCAAAGggtccttaattttagctgtctttccCTATATTCTATCCCTCACccccatctttcttctctctcccaactTGATTCTCTTGTTCCAGGCCCCATTCACCCCTTAACTATCTATTCCATTACCTTTCCTGAAGAGAACTCTATGTCCTCATTAGTACCTTACTTTATACCCAACTTATGTGGTTTTGTGGATTGAAACTTGATTATCATtgatttaacagctaatatccatgtATAAAGGAATACGTAccatatttgcctttctgggaCTGGGATACCTCATTCAGCataattttttctagtttcacacatttgccagcaaatttcatgataccattttttttcttagaggaTGACAAATACTCTGTTCTGTAAATGCACAacagagtattttttaaatgggatttctttatttattcttcttttgggcaacatctaggttgtttccagtgtctggctattatgaacatagcAACAATGGACATaggtgagcaagtgtctttgtggtaggatgaagcctTCCTGGCACAAAACTCCCCTCagcctattatttggctgtgggtttctgtatttggttccatcagctgctggatgaagtctctcaaaAGTCAGTTATGCGAGGCTCcagtctgcaaacatagcagagtatcattactagTATCAGAGGCTgtctctctcctatggggtgggtctcaagttggaccatcCCATaaatctctgctccatccttaTCTTTGATAAGACAAAATTTAAGTCgaaggttttatggatgggtgggtgtcaccattcctccactggaagacccacctggctacaggaggtggcaacttcaagCTCCATATCTCCTTCTGCTAGGAGTATCAACTAGGATTACCACCATaggctcccaggagcctccctgtCCTAGCAATATCCCCTCATTGATTTCTATTATTTTCCCCAAATCTGGCCCCAACCCCCTGCTCTCCTCATACTTGATCCTCATCCTAGTTACCTTC
This window encodes:
- the LOC127206924 gene encoding olfactory receptor 1361-like; amino-acid sequence: MATKNRTEVTEFVLLGLSSRPEMQLVIFGTVLVMYLMAVLGNTLLIIVACSDPKLQTPMYFLLSQLSLIDISLTTITVPQMLVHTLSLNRTISYNRCMTQLFSFMAVGSMEVHVLGAMAFDRYVAICDPLRYSAIVSHNLCLRITLTSWVVVSLNSLLYSVLVTRLIFCGNQITHFFCDITPLLKLSCTRPVLNELLIFTEGVAVVVSPFFFILGSYVRIGVAIAHMHSVAALNKALSTCGSHILVVMFLFGSLVHMYLKPSSSYNLEQDRQVAIFYTLISPMLNPLIYSLRNQEVKGALWRLFRKPHLRKLLAWISSKQRMPAHLIRNKG